A genomic stretch from Scomber scombrus chromosome 8, fScoSco1.1, whole genome shotgun sequence includes:
- the npl gene encoding N-acetylneuraminate lyase, which produces MSVMAPAADKKLTGLVAATFTPFTTQGELNLSEIGRYIDYLKEKQGVNNIFVNGTTGEGMSLSVAERKMLAEEWCKKAKGKMDQVIVHVGCMSLKDSQELAHHAAQIGAEGIAVIAPSFFKPSSADVLKKFLQEVSSSAPTLPFYYYHIPAVTGVNVLARDVLEDIETLIPSFRGVKFSACDLMDFGQCISYSAPHWSVLYGVDEQLLASLAFGANGAVGSTYNYVGSHVNKLITAFEKGDLVQARNIQFKIQELISFAKKLGFDVGVNKQLMSEVSGLRLGPPRLPLMLCPPANAVSIAQKYHSLFPEP; this is translated from the exons ATGTCAGTCATGGCTCCTGCAGCAGACAAAAAACTGACAGGTCTGGTTGCAGCCACATTTACTCCATTCACCACACAAGG TGAACTCAACCTATCAGAGATCGGACGTTATATTGACTACTTGAAAGAGAAGCAAGgtgtaaataacatatttg TGAATGGCACCACCGGAGAAGGTATGTCTCTCAGTGTTGCAGAGAGGAAGATGCTGGCAGAGGAGTGGTGTAAAAAAGCCAAGGGAAA AATGGATCAGGTGATTGTGCATGTCGGCTGCATGAGTCTTAAAGACTCCCAAGAACTG GCTCACCATGCAGCACAGATCGGGGCTGAGGGGATAGCAGTCATCGCCCCCTCCTTCTTCAAACCCAGTTCTGCAG ATGTGTTGAAGAAGTTCCTCCAGGAAGTGAGTTCATCTGCACCAACTCTGCCCTTCTATTATTATCATATCCCTGCTGTCACTGGTGTTAACG TGCTGGCAAGAGATGTGTTGGAAGATATTGAGACGCTTATCCCTTCCTTCAGAGGTGTGAAGTTCTCCGCCTGTGACCTGATGGACTTTGGCCAGTGTATCAGCTATAGTGCCCCCCACTGGTCTGTCCTCTATGGTGTGGATGAG CAACTTCTAGCATCTCTGGCTTTTGGAGCCAATGGAGCAGTTGGAAG CACATATAACTATGTAGGAAGTCATGTCAACAAGCTCATAACAGCTTTTGAGAAAGGCGATCTTGTCCAAGCCAGGAACATACAG TTCAAGATACAAGAACTTATCAGTTTCGCCAAAAAACTCG GCTTTGATGTTGGCGTGAATAAGCAGCTGATGAGTGAGGTGTCAGGCTTGAGACTGGGTCCCCCTCGACTCCCTCTGATGCTGTGTCCTCCAGCTAACGCTGTGTCCATTGCACAGAAATATCACAGCCTTTTTCCTGAACCCTGA